A single region of the Streptomyces sp. NBC_01262 genome encodes:
- a CDS encoding ABC transporter ATP-binding protein, producing the protein MSGTTGTAEESRELLPTATTARTRAAVGELLRPRRGLAFAGFGVMVVATVVGLLTQPLLGRIIDLVTEHRPAGDLTAPVVLLAVVAAAQGVTSAFGMSLVSRLGESVLADLRERFVERALSLPLDRLEKAGSGDLTARVTRDVSRVAEAVRTALPELARSALSIVLTLGALALLDWRFLLAALIAVPVQAHTARWYVTNATPLYAKERIATGAQQQQLLDTIGGAGTVRAHRLEAEHTGRVTERSRAAVALTMRGVRLVLSFYARLHVAEYLGLAAVLSVGFLLVRDGSASIGTATAAALYFHSLFGPVNTALVLLDDAQSASAGLARLIGVVDEPPEPSQETAEQEPGTDPTVSVSGVGHAYVPGRPVLHDVDLVLRPKERVALVGASGAGKTTLAKLIAGIHPPASGRIEVGGRVALITQEVHIFAGPLDADLRLARPDATDEELREALERVGALGWAEALPEGLGTVVGDGGHRLTPDRAQQLALARLVLADPPIAVLDEATAEAGSSGARALEQAAERALEGRTALVVAHRLSQAAAADRIVVMEDGRIAESGTHDELRAAGGAYAALWQAWSHNRNAGP; encoded by the coding sequence ATGAGCGGCACCACCGGCACGGCCGAGGAATCGCGCGAGCTGCTGCCCACCGCCACCACCGCCCGCACCCGGGCCGCCGTCGGCGAACTGCTGCGCCCGCGGCGGGGACTGGCCTTCGCCGGGTTCGGCGTCATGGTCGTGGCCACCGTCGTCGGCCTGCTCACCCAGCCCCTGCTGGGCCGCATCATCGACCTGGTCACCGAACACCGCCCGGCCGGCGACCTCACCGCCCCCGTGGTGCTGCTCGCCGTGGTCGCCGCCGCCCAGGGCGTCACCAGCGCCTTCGGGATGTCACTGGTCTCCCGCCTCGGCGAGAGCGTGCTGGCCGACCTGCGCGAACGCTTCGTCGAACGAGCCCTGTCCCTGCCGCTCGACCGGCTGGAGAAGGCCGGCTCCGGCGACCTCACCGCCCGCGTCACCCGCGATGTGTCCCGCGTCGCGGAGGCGGTGCGCACCGCGCTCCCGGAACTGGCCCGCTCCGCGCTGTCCATCGTCCTCACACTCGGCGCGCTGGCCCTCCTGGACTGGCGGTTCCTCCTCGCGGCCCTGATCGCGGTGCCCGTCCAGGCCCACACCGCCCGCTGGTACGTCACCAACGCCACCCCGCTCTACGCCAAGGAGCGCATCGCCACCGGGGCCCAGCAGCAGCAACTGCTCGACACCATCGGCGGAGCGGGCACCGTACGGGCGCACCGGCTGGAGGCCGAGCACACCGGGCGGGTCACCGAACGCTCCCGGGCGGCCGTCGCCCTGACGATGCGCGGCGTGCGGCTGGTGCTGTCCTTCTACGCCCGGCTGCACGTCGCCGAGTACCTGGGGCTGGCCGCGGTCCTGTCGGTCGGCTTCCTCCTCGTACGCGACGGATCGGCGTCCATCGGCACCGCGACGGCCGCCGCGCTGTACTTCCACAGCCTGTTCGGGCCGGTCAACACCGCGCTGGTGCTCCTGGACGACGCCCAGTCGGCCTCGGCGGGGCTGGCCCGGCTGATCGGCGTCGTGGACGAACCCCCGGAGCCGTCGCAGGAGACGGCCGAGCAGGAGCCCGGGACCGACCCGACCGTCAGCGTCAGCGGCGTCGGACACGCCTACGTACCCGGCCGCCCGGTGCTGCACGACGTGGATCTGGTCCTGCGGCCGAAGGAGCGGGTCGCACTCGTCGGAGCCAGCGGCGCCGGCAAGACGACGCTCGCCAAGCTCATCGCCGGCATCCACCCCCCGGCGTCCGGCCGCATCGAGGTCGGCGGGCGGGTGGCCCTGATCACCCAGGAGGTCCACATCTTCGCCGGGCCGCTCGACGCAGACCTGCGCCTGGCCCGCCCCGACGCCACCGACGAGGAACTGCGCGAGGCCCTGGAACGGGTCGGCGCGCTCGGCTGGGCCGAGGCACTGCCCGAGGGCCTCGGCACGGTCGTCGGCGACGGCGGCCACCGCCTCACCCCCGACCGCGCCCAGCAACTCGCCCTCGCCCGGCTGGTCCTGGCCGATCCGCCGATCGCCGTCCTGGACGAGGCCACCGCCGAGGCGGGCAGCTCCGGGGCCCGCGCCCTGGAACAGGCCGCCGAACGCGCCCTGGAGGGCCGCACCGCGCTGGTGGTCGCGCACCGCCTCAGCCAGGCGGCCGCCGCCGACCGGATCGTCGTCATGGAGGACGGCCGGATCGCGGAGAGCGGCACGCACGACGAACTCCGCGCCGCCGGAGGGGCGTACGCCGCCCTGTGGCAGGCCTGGTCGCACAACCGCAACGCCGGCCCCTGA
- a CDS encoding DUF305 domain-containing protein yields the protein MSTFRIALAGTVVAGALLLTACGSSDSTDTAGGGSTGSGSPSASSVAASFNDADVMFAQMMITHHEQAVEMAGLAATRASDAEVRSLAEQIKAAQEPEITRMRGWLKSWKAPESAGMPMGHGAGMMSDADMAGLKAAKGTAFDRKFAEMMIGHHRGAIDMAEDVRKNGRNEAVRQLTGKVITTQSAEVEQLQKIIDRI from the coding sequence ATGAGCACCTTTCGCATCGCCCTCGCGGGCACCGTCGTCGCGGGGGCGCTGCTGCTCACCGCGTGTGGCAGCAGCGACAGCACCGACACCGCCGGCGGTGGCAGCACCGGCAGCGGTTCGCCGAGCGCTTCGAGCGTCGCGGCGTCGTTCAATGACGCGGACGTGATGTTCGCCCAGATGATGATCACCCACCACGAGCAGGCCGTCGAGATGGCCGGGCTCGCCGCGACCCGGGCCTCGGACGCCGAGGTCAGGAGCCTGGCGGAGCAGATCAAGGCCGCGCAGGAGCCCGAGATCACGAGGATGCGCGGCTGGCTGAAGTCCTGGAAGGCACCGGAGTCCGCGGGGATGCCCATGGGCCATGGCGCCGGGATGATGTCCGACGCGGACATGGCCGGACTGAAGGCCGCAAAGGGCACGGCGTTCGACAGGAAGTTCGCCGAGATGATGATCGGCCATCACAGGGGCGCGATCGATATGGCCGAGGACGTGCGCAAAAACGGCAGGAACGAGGCCGTTAGGCAGCTCACCGGAAAGGTGATCACGACGCAGTCCGCCGAGGTCGAGCAGCTCCAGAAGATCATCGACCGGATCTGA
- a CDS encoding TetR/AcrR family transcriptional regulator yields the protein MKTERPRQLSTAEERRETVLRTAIGAFAARGYWGTTTTEVAKAAGISQAYVYRLFPSKELLFTAVVGHCFVQVRASLERAAAEAKGSSAEVVLEAMGDSYAQLISDNDLMLIQLHAQAAAVSEPAVREAVRQGYARLVEYVRGASGGTEAQIQEFFACGMLCHLIVSMGADEVDAPWIRTLSRGITHY from the coding sequence ATGAAGACCGAACGACCCCGCCAGCTGTCCACCGCCGAGGAGCGCCGCGAGACGGTGCTGCGCACCGCCATCGGCGCCTTCGCGGCGCGTGGCTACTGGGGCACCACCACGACCGAGGTGGCGAAGGCGGCCGGCATCTCGCAGGCGTACGTCTACCGCCTGTTCCCCAGCAAGGAGCTGCTGTTCACCGCGGTGGTCGGACACTGCTTCGTACAGGTCCGGGCCAGTCTGGAGCGGGCGGCGGCCGAGGCGAAGGGCAGCTCCGCCGAGGTGGTACTGGAGGCCATGGGCGACTCCTACGCGCAGCTGATCAGCGACAACGACCTGATGCTGATCCAGCTGCACGCCCAGGCCGCGGCCGTTTCCGAGCCGGCCGTACGTGAGGCGGTCCGGCAGGGCTACGCCCGACTGGTGGAGTACGTGCGCGGCGCCTCGGGCGGCACCGAGGCGCAGATCCAGGAGTTCTTCGCGTGCGGCATGCTCTGCCACCTGATCGTCTCCATGGGCGCCGACGAGGTGGACGCCCCCTGGATCCGGACGCTGTCCAGAGGCATCACGCACTACTGA
- a CDS encoding DUF6153 family protein, translating to MKRRGAKACAGRGAWWHLAVLALLALGILGMHTLGHASGHGMDGMDGMDDMRRGVAVSAVHVADGQATHTPAPGHGFDPTAMCVAVLGSLLLAVALRVLLGSRRLAATPWLAAAALVIPRPEPPPHAPDLVRLSVLRI from the coding sequence ATGAAGCGGCGCGGCGCGAAGGCCTGTGCGGGCCGGGGTGCCTGGTGGCACCTCGCCGTACTGGCGCTGCTCGCGCTCGGGATACTCGGGATGCACACGCTGGGCCACGCCTCAGGACATGGCATGGACGGCATGGACGGCATGGACGACATGCGGCGGGGCGTGGCCGTGTCGGCGGTCCACGTCGCGGACGGCCAGGCCACGCACACTCCGGCTCCGGGGCACGGTTTCGACCCGACGGCCATGTGCGTGGCCGTCCTCGGGTCGCTGCTGCTGGCGGTCGCCCTGCGCGTACTGCTCGGCAGCCGCCGCCTGGCCGCGACACCCTGGCTGGCCGCCGCCGCGCTGGTCATCCCCCGGCCGGAGCCGCCGCCACACGCTCCAGACCTCGTACGTCTTTCGGTGCTGCGCATATAG
- a CDS encoding SCO0930 family lipoprotein, with the protein MGKWRTVLLAGVAATMLLATACGASTQPTTTVVQPAAGSVAASPSSSGATTALKTAGVLAVDSSSELGPLVTDSAGNTLYRFDADTPSPSKSNCDGDCATLWPPVSADDASASDSLNPDLLGWVARTDGSKQLTLSGWPLYYYAKDTAAGQTNGQGVGGKWFAAAADGKKAGVARKSVNVLDSPELGPILQDKNGKTLYLFTKDTPWPMKTACDATCLQKWTPSGLVTAKDIEALGLDPKTIFTFTTPNGTKQEAYNCWPSYTFKGDKEAGQTNGQGVGGVWFAIKKDIVVDRGKTIPAAKAKAGSSSDTSSDTSSADPSSSATDAAANGY; encoded by the coding sequence ATGGGAAAGTGGCGAACTGTCCTACTCGCCGGAGTGGCCGCGACCATGCTCCTGGCCACAGCCTGCGGGGCCAGCACCCAGCCGACCACCACCGTGGTGCAGCCGGCCGCGGGGTCTGTGGCGGCCAGCCCCTCCAGTTCTGGTGCGACCACCGCTCTGAAGACCGCGGGAGTGCTGGCGGTGGATTCGAGCTCCGAACTGGGCCCGCTGGTCACCGACAGCGCGGGTAACACCCTTTACCGCTTCGACGCCGACACCCCGAGTCCGTCGAAGTCCAACTGTGACGGTGACTGCGCCACCCTGTGGCCGCCGGTCTCCGCCGATGACGCCTCGGCGTCCGACAGCCTCAACCCCGACCTGCTGGGCTGGGTCGCCCGTACCGACGGCTCCAAGCAGCTGACCCTCAGCGGCTGGCCGCTGTACTACTACGCCAAGGACACCGCGGCCGGTCAGACCAACGGCCAGGGCGTGGGCGGCAAGTGGTTCGCCGCCGCCGCCGACGGCAAGAAGGCCGGCGTGGCGCGCAAGTCGGTGAACGTGCTGGACAGCCCGGAACTGGGCCCGATCCTGCAGGACAAGAACGGCAAGACGCTCTACCTGTTCACCAAGGACACGCCGTGGCCGATGAAGACCGCGTGCGACGCGACCTGCCTGCAGAAGTGGACCCCCAGCGGTCTGGTCACGGCCAAGGACATCGAGGCCCTGGGCCTGGACCCGAAGACCATCTTCACCTTCACCACGCCGAACGGCACCAAGCAGGAGGCGTACAACTGCTGGCCCTCGTACACCTTCAAGGGTGACAAGGAAGCCGGTCAGACCAACGGCCAGGGTGTCGGTGGCGTCTGGTTCGCCATCAAGAAGGACATCGTGGTCGACCGCGGGAAGACCATCCCGGCCGCCAAGGCCAAGGCCGGTTCGTCCTCCGACACCTCGTCCGACACCTCGTCGGCCGACCCGAGCTCTTCCGCCACGGACGCCGCGGCCAACGGCTACTGA
- a CDS encoding serine/threonine-protein kinase, with the protein MTMTDSNTQDSTRQLIAGRYRLTDVIRQEGTQVAWQAEDQELSRQVAVTELRGDKQHSEPVARRRLVARMLREAEVMALVCPGRVLTALDIVEEEGKLWTVTEIVDARPLDEILIAEGTLDAVHAARIGLELLAVLTAAHREGITHGDVRPSYVLVRPDGQVVLGGFGVTAAQTPAPSYASPERARGELPGPSSDLWSLGAVLYAMVEGRPPYRDRETPAATLAAVLNEPVVPPRHAGPLALAIKGLLRKDPLERTDDPVVRRVLNRIIGEADNGEEPADLLTPGARGTSLARRAEDPRPGGRHRPAVWRTTIRGRSVSWTPTTLGVVAGVLLVASTATVATVVTLDGRSPAATSAAAPDPSTSAGSGTPSSPASSSPSSGASASSAGEATEVVPKDYSQRVDPEGFSIALPDTFGRLGDNGHGTGSLFGTGGDPRTLLVDWTHTPGDDPVAAWQKLEQQVSGSIDNYHLIDIESVDYRGWKTADWEWTSTIGGVRYRTIDRGFVVDSKHGYAIRWSVPEAVWYSEENQQALRVFFSSFKPAA; encoded by the coding sequence ATGACGATGACAGATTCCAACACGCAGGACTCCACGCGGCAGTTGATCGCCGGCCGTTACCGCCTGACGGACGTCATCCGCCAGGAGGGCACCCAGGTCGCCTGGCAGGCCGAGGACCAGGAGCTTTCCCGGCAGGTGGCGGTCACCGAACTGCGCGGCGACAAGCAGCACTCGGAGCCCGTCGCCCGGCGCCGGCTGGTGGCCCGGATGCTCCGCGAGGCCGAGGTGATGGCCCTGGTCTGCCCCGGCCGGGTCCTGACCGCCCTCGACATCGTCGAGGAGGAGGGCAAGCTCTGGACGGTCACCGAGATCGTCGACGCCCGCCCGCTCGACGAGATCCTCATCGCCGAGGGCACCCTGGACGCCGTCCACGCCGCCCGCATCGGCCTGGAACTGCTCGCCGTCCTCACCGCCGCCCACCGCGAGGGCATCACCCACGGTGACGTCCGGCCCTCGTACGTCCTCGTCCGCCCCGACGGCCAAGTGGTGCTGGGCGGCTTCGGCGTCACCGCCGCCCAGACCCCCGCCCCCTCGTACGCCTCCCCGGAACGGGCCCGCGGCGAACTGCCCGGTCCCTCCTCCGACCTGTGGTCGCTGGGCGCGGTGCTGTACGCCATGGTCGAGGGGCGCCCCCCGTACCGCGACCGCGAGACCCCGGCCGCCACGCTCGCCGCCGTCCTCAACGAGCCCGTCGTGCCGCCCCGGCACGCCGGGCCGCTGGCCCTGGCGATCAAAGGGCTGCTCCGCAAGGACCCGCTGGAGCGCACCGACGACCCGGTCGTGCGCAGAGTCCTCAACCGCATCATCGGCGAGGCGGACAACGGCGAGGAACCGGCCGACCTGCTCACCCCGGGCGCCCGGGGTACCAGCCTCGCCCGCCGCGCCGAGGACCCGCGTCCGGGCGGGCGGCACCGGCCGGCCGTATGGCGTACGACGATCCGTGGCAGATCCGTCTCCTGGACGCCCACCACCCTGGGCGTCGTGGCGGGCGTCCTGCTGGTGGCCTCGACCGCCACGGTGGCCACCGTTGTCACCCTCGACGGCCGCTCACCCGCGGCGACCTCGGCCGCCGCGCCCGATCCGTCCACGTCCGCCGGCTCCGGTACGCCCTCGTCCCCCGCCTCCTCCTCGCCCTCCTCGGGCGCTTCCGCGTCCTCCGCAGGCGAGGCCACCGAGGTGGTCCCCAAGGACTACTCCCAGCGCGTCGATCCCGAGGGCTTCAGCATCGCCCTCCCCGACACCTTCGGCCGCCTGGGCGACAACGGCCACGGCACCGGCTCCCTCTTCGGTACCGGCGGCGACCCCCGTACCCTGCTCGTGGACTGGACCCACACGCCGGGCGACGACCCGGTTGCCGCCTGGCAGAAGCTGGAGCAGCAGGTCAGCGGCAGCATCGACAACTACCACCTCATCGACATCGAGTCCGTCGACTACCGGGGCTGGAAGACCGCCGACTGGGAGTGGACCTCCACTATCGGCGGCGTGCGCTACCGCACCATCGACCGCGGCTTCGTCGTCGACTCCAAGCACGGCTACGCGATCCGCTGGAGCGTCCCCGAGGCGGTCTGGTACTCCGAGGAGAACCAGCAGGCCCTCCGGGTCTTCTTCAGTTCCTTCAAGCCGGCGGCCTGA
- a CDS encoding MbtH family protein: MSSSNPFENPEGVYRVLVNDEGQHSLWPEFVDVPAGWTAAHGPAGRQECLDYIETNWTDMRPKSIAG; the protein is encoded by the coding sequence ATGAGCAGCAGCAACCCGTTCGAGAACCCCGAGGGCGTGTACCGGGTCCTGGTCAACGACGAGGGCCAGCACAGCCTGTGGCCCGAGTTCGTGGACGTCCCGGCCGGCTGGACCGCCGCCCACGGGCCGGCCGGGCGCCAGGAGTGCCTGGACTACATCGAGACCAACTGGACGGACATGCGCCCCAAGAGCATCGCGGGCTAG
- a CDS encoding NADP-dependent oxidoreductase codes for MFALAFDEYGDPSVLHMTELPEPHAGPGEVRIAVRAAGVNPVDWKVRAGYMQEVMPVVFPAIPGMDAAGVVDEVGEGVEGIGVGDEVFGSGSGVAAEYAVLAHFAAKPASMSWAQAAALPAPAETAQRTLGLLGPPAAGQTLLIEGAAGGVGSTAAQFALADGVTVIGTASPGNHDRLRSLGVIPTTYGPGLVERVAELAPGGVDYVLDTAGKGSMPDLIAIAGDPTKVITIADFSAAQSGVRVTGAGMDPQRFDALPKAARLFEDGELAIAIDSQFPLAETAKAHERSEGGHVTGKIVLTVAQD; via the coding sequence ATGTTCGCATTGGCGTTCGACGAGTACGGTGACCCGTCCGTTCTGCACATGACCGAGCTCCCCGAGCCGCATGCCGGACCCGGCGAGGTGCGGATCGCGGTGCGCGCGGCCGGGGTCAATCCGGTCGACTGGAAGGTCCGGGCCGGCTACATGCAGGAGGTCATGCCGGTCGTCTTCCCGGCGATTCCCGGGATGGACGCGGCCGGGGTCGTCGACGAGGTCGGGGAAGGCGTCGAGGGCATCGGCGTCGGGGACGAGGTGTTCGGCTCCGGCAGCGGCGTAGCGGCCGAGTACGCGGTGCTGGCCCACTTCGCGGCCAAGCCCGCCTCGATGAGCTGGGCGCAGGCCGCCGCCCTGCCCGCGCCCGCGGAGACCGCCCAGCGGACACTGGGGCTGCTCGGGCCGCCGGCCGCCGGGCAGACGCTGCTGATCGAGGGCGCGGCGGGAGGCGTGGGCAGCACGGCGGCGCAGTTCGCCCTCGCGGACGGCGTGACCGTGATCGGCACCGCGAGCCCCGGCAACCACGACCGTCTGCGCTCCCTGGGCGTCATCCCCACCACGTACGGCCCCGGGCTGGTGGAGCGCGTGGCGGAGCTGGCCCCCGGCGGGGTGGACTACGTCCTGGACACCGCCGGTAAGGGCTCCATGCCGGACCTGATCGCGATCGCCGGGGACCCGACGAAGGTGATCACCATCGCCGACTTCTCCGCCGCGCAGTCCGGGGTGCGGGTGACCGGCGCCGGGATGGACCCGCAGCGTTTCGATGCTTTGCCCAAGGCCGCCCGGCTCTTCGAGGACGGCGAACTGGCCATCGCCATCGATTCGCAGTTCCCGCTCGCCGAGACCGCCAAGGCGCACGAGCGCAGCGAGGGCGGGCACGTCACCGGTAAGATCGTGCTGACGGTCGCTCAGGACTGA
- a CDS encoding ABC transporter ATP-binding protein translates to MRTHGPRGRDVLTRAVAGQRRDVTVGALLGAGHQLGEALVPVVIGVVIDQAVAKGDTGALVRWLGVLAVVYVCLSYSFRFGARAGERAAEQAAHLLRVELVQRVLDPRGGVERGRLPGALANIATDDAKRVGAVNMAVMTGVAALTGLLVSAVALLWISVPLGLVVLLGTPVLLWLGHLLSKPLERRSEAEQEQAAYASGVAADLVAGLRVLKGIGAQAAAVERYRRTSRDSLTATLRAARAEAWQGGVVLGLTGGFIALVALVGGRLAAGGDITLGQLVSAVGLALFLLGPLEVFAWVNSEFAQGRASAARIAEVLAAEPDVTAGDTPLPGPVRGSLRLSGVSLGALSGLDLTVEPAQFLGVATTDPAAAEDLLRCLGRTDDPDEGTVELDGVPLPDLDLAELRGSLLVTAHDAALFEGTLADNVGPGDDARPAMAAAGADEVARALPLGADTGIGESGRFLSGGQRQRVVLARALHAGRPVLVVHDPTTAVDTVTEARIAAGIRAFRHGRTTVLVTNSPTLLAVTDRVVLLDGGRVTADGPHGDLVRDEAAYRTAVLA, encoded by the coding sequence GTGCGAACACACGGGCCGCGGGGACGTGACGTCCTGACGCGGGCGGTCGCGGGACAGCGACGGGACGTCACCGTCGGGGCGTTGCTGGGAGCGGGGCACCAGCTCGGGGAAGCACTGGTCCCGGTGGTGATCGGCGTCGTGATCGACCAGGCGGTCGCCAAGGGCGACACGGGCGCGCTGGTGCGCTGGCTCGGGGTGCTCGCGGTGGTCTACGTGTGCCTGTCGTACAGCTTCCGCTTCGGCGCCCGGGCCGGCGAACGCGCCGCCGAACAGGCCGCGCACCTGCTGCGGGTGGAGCTCGTACAGCGCGTGCTGGACCCGCGGGGCGGGGTCGAGCGGGGACGGCTGCCGGGCGCGCTGGCCAATATCGCCACCGACGACGCCAAGCGCGTCGGAGCGGTCAACATGGCGGTGATGACCGGCGTCGCGGCGCTCACCGGGCTGCTGGTCAGCGCGGTGGCGCTGCTGTGGATCTCCGTGCCGCTGGGTCTGGTGGTGCTGCTCGGCACCCCCGTGCTGCTGTGGCTCGGGCACCTGCTGAGCAAGCCGCTGGAGCGGCGCAGCGAGGCCGAGCAGGAGCAGGCGGCGTACGCCTCCGGGGTCGCCGCCGACCTGGTGGCCGGGCTGCGCGTGCTGAAGGGAATCGGCGCGCAGGCGGCGGCGGTCGAGCGCTACCGGCGCACCAGCCGTGACTCCCTGACCGCGACGCTGCGCGCCGCGCGGGCCGAGGCCTGGCAGGGCGGCGTCGTGCTCGGCCTGACCGGCGGCTTCATCGCGCTGGTCGCGCTCGTCGGCGGACGGCTCGCCGCCGGGGGCGACATCACGCTGGGTCAGCTCGTGTCGGCCGTCGGGCTGGCGCTGTTCCTCCTCGGGCCGCTGGAGGTGTTCGCCTGGGTCAACTCCGAGTTCGCCCAGGGGCGGGCATCGGCGGCCCGGATCGCCGAAGTGCTCGCCGCCGAACCGGACGTGACGGCGGGCGACACGCCACTGCCGGGCCCGGTACGCGGCTCCTTGCGGCTGAGCGGGGTCAGCCTGGGCGCGCTGAGCGGCCTCGACCTCACCGTCGAGCCCGCCCAGTTCCTCGGCGTGGCCACCACCGACCCGGCCGCCGCCGAGGACCTGCTGCGCTGCCTCGGCCGCACCGACGACCCCGACGAGGGCACCGTGGAACTCGACGGGGTGCCGCTGCCGGATCTCGACCTGGCCGAACTGCGCGGCTCCCTGCTGGTCACCGCCCACGACGCGGCCCTGTTCGAGGGCACCCTCGCCGACAACGTCGGCCCCGGCGACGACGCCCGCCCCGCCATGGCCGCCGCCGGCGCCGACGAGGTCGCCCGCGCCCTCCCGCTCGGCGCCGACACCGGCATCGGCGAGTCCGGCCGCTTCCTGTCCGGCGGCCAGCGCCAGCGGGTCGTCCTCGCCCGCGCCCTGCACGCCGGGCGGCCGGTGCTCGTGGTGCACGACCCCACCACCGCCGTCGACACCGTCACCGAGGCCCGAATAGCCGCCGGTATCCGGGCCTTCCGGCACGGCCGCACCACGGTCCTGGTCACCAACAGCCCCACACTGCTGGCCGTCACCGACCGCGTCGTGCTCCTGGACGGCGGCCGGGTCACCGCCGACGGCCCGCACGGCGACCTCGTCCGTGACGAAGCGGCCTACCGGACGGCGGTACTGGCATGA
- a CDS encoding flavodoxin family protein: MATLLIVHHTPSPNLQAMFEAVLSGATTEEIEGVEVVRRPALAATASDVLAADGYLLGTPANLGYMSGALKHFFDQVYYPCLDATRGRPFGYYVHGGSDVTGTVRGIESITTGLGWQRAAAAVTVTGEPGKADIEACWELGATVAAGLMAQDS; the protein is encoded by the coding sequence GTGGCCACCTTGCTGATCGTTCACCACACCCCGTCGCCCAATCTCCAGGCGATGTTCGAGGCCGTGCTCTCCGGCGCGACCACCGAGGAGATCGAGGGGGTGGAGGTCGTACGCCGCCCGGCGCTCGCGGCGACCGCGAGCGATGTCCTCGCGGCCGACGGCTATCTGCTCGGCACCCCGGCGAATCTCGGCTACATGTCCGGCGCGCTCAAGCACTTCTTCGACCAGGTCTACTACCCGTGCCTGGACGCCACGCGCGGCAGGCCGTTCGGCTACTACGTGCACGGCGGCAGTGACGTGACGGGGACCGTGCGGGGCATCGAGTCGATCACCACCGGGCTCGGCTGGCAGCGGGCGGCGGCCGCGGTGACCGTCACCGGCGAGCCGGGGAAGGCCGACATCGAGGCGTGCTGGGAGCTGGGGGCGACGGTCGCCGCCGGGCTGATGGCCCAGGACTCCTGA
- a CDS encoding iron-siderophore ABC transporter substrate-binding protein: MSHAHRARRLAGLLAGVMLLVGTAAACGDSGSDTAAGTAAKSSASSDAFPVTIKHKFGSTTIKSEPQRIVTIGLTDQDAVLALGKVPVATTNWLGDYKGAIGPWAQDKLGSSAVPTVLKDTGTGPQIEKIAALKPDLIIALYSALTKAQYQTLSKFAPVVAQPKEYNDYGIPWQQQTETIGKALGKADEAKKLVDGVEAKFAAAKAKYPAFAKATAVMATPYEGIFVYGSQDPRSRLLSDLGFALPSGLDKVIGDSFGANISSERTDLLDQDVAVWIVPDTTTAVTKLHATKLYGDLNVVKQGREVFIVESSDYGNAVSLSTVLSIPYVLDRLVPQLAAAVDGKTTTKVEQPAS, translated from the coding sequence ATGTCCCACGCCCACAGAGCCCGCCGTCTGGCCGGGCTGCTCGCCGGAGTAATGCTCCTCGTCGGCACCGCCGCCGCCTGCGGCGACTCTGGCTCCGACACCGCCGCAGGCACCGCCGCCAAGTCCTCCGCGAGCAGCGACGCCTTCCCCGTCACCATCAAGCACAAGTTCGGCAGCACCACGATCAAGTCCGAGCCGCAGCGCATCGTCACCATCGGCCTCACCGACCAGGACGCCGTGCTCGCCCTCGGCAAGGTCCCGGTGGCCACGACGAACTGGCTCGGCGACTACAAGGGCGCCATCGGCCCCTGGGCGCAGGACAAGCTGGGCAGCTCGGCCGTGCCGACCGTCCTGAAGGACACCGGCACCGGACCGCAGATCGAGAAGATCGCCGCGCTCAAGCCCGACCTGATCATCGCGCTCTACTCCGCCCTGACAAAGGCCCAGTACCAGACGCTGTCGAAGTTCGCCCCGGTCGTGGCCCAGCCCAAGGAGTACAACGACTACGGCATCCCGTGGCAGCAGCAGACCGAGACCATCGGCAAGGCGCTGGGCAAGGCGGACGAGGCGAAGAAGCTGGTCGACGGCGTCGAGGCCAAGTTCGCGGCGGCGAAGGCGAAGTACCCGGCGTTCGCCAAGGCCACGGCGGTCATGGCCACCCCGTACGAGGGCATCTTCGTCTACGGCAGCCAGGACCCCCGCTCACGGCTGCTGAGCGACCTCGGCTTCGCCCTGCCGTCCGGTCTGGACAAGGTCATCGGCGACAGCTTCGGCGCCAACATCAGCAGCGAGCGCACCGATCTCCTCGACCAGGACGTGGCCGTGTGGATCGTGCCGGACACCACCACGGCCGTCACCAAGCTGCACGCCACCAAGCTCTACGGCGACCTGAACGTGGTCAAGCAGGGCCGTGAGGTCTTCATCGTGGAGAGCAGCGACTACGGCAACGCCGTCTCGCTGTCGACCGTCCTGAGCATTCCGTACGTCCTGGACCGCCTCGTCCCGCAGCTCGCGGCGGCGGTGGACGGCAAGACCACGACGAAGGTCGAGCAGCCCGCGTCCTGA